A genome region from Eurosta solidaginis isolate ZX-2024a chromosome 2, ASM4086904v1, whole genome shotgun sequence includes the following:
- the LOC137242438 gene encoding uncharacterized protein, producing the protein MESGKNKISTKDQIERLIELMERHPEVGRGKPQFGCSQNRVKELWEEFALELNSLGPPTRTAPEWTRVWVHYKANLKRKLSNNRNNLVATGGGPSHEKSLSPLEESVAQLIQIRSQVAPSGRAFGTENMPPASDDEEHGNTMSAAASTTREPTGSNAGELPTPSGSRNRRRGNVETERLELLTKQTETQKKLLKKIDRLERTAHKMQKVNEKLLEIKQKKYLLYKKQAQEASELCALKAEIAKLKIKKLSRSTNM; encoded by the exons atgGAAAGCGG AAAGAACAAAATTTCAACGAAGGATCAAATTGAAAGACTGATTGAACTTATGGAGCGACatcccgaagttggacgaggcaagccgcagttcggatgcagccaaaatagagtGAAGGAATTATGGGAGGAATTCGCCTTAGAGCTAAATAGTTTGGGACCACCGACAAGAACTGCACCGGAGTGGACACGT GTTTGGGTACATTATAAAGCGAATTTAAAAAGAAAGCTGTCCAACAACCGCAACAATCTTGTTGCAACCGGCGGAGGGCCATCGCATGAAAAATCCCTAAGCCCGCTAGAGGAAAGTGTTGCACAACTCATCCAAATAAGAAGCCAAGTTGCACCTAGTGGTCGAGCTTTCGGGACGGAGAATATGCCACCGGCTAGCGACGACGAAGAGCATGGTAACACCATGTCTGCAGCCGCGTCCACGACTAGGGAGCCCACTGGTTCAAACGCAGGCGAGCTTCCCACTCCGTCAGGATCACGAAATCGCCGGCGTGGCAATGTTGAGACTGAGCGTCTGGAGCTTCTAACCAAGCAGACAGAAAcgcaaaaaaaacttttaaaaaaaattgatcggCTAGAGAGGACAGCACACAAAATGCAAAAAGTCAACGAAAAATTGCTGGAGattaagcaaaaaaaatatttgctttacaAGAAGCAAGCACAGGAAGCAAGCGAGCTATGTGCGTTGAAGGCAGAAATTGCAaagctaaaaattaaaaaattgagcCGCTcaacaaatatgtaa
- the LOC137242439 gene encoding putative nuclease HARBI1, whose translation MKDHFRKRVRGTAVPPILKLCATLRFLADGSYQKCCGNDFSVGLAQPTTSIVVKEVLDIIEEHICAKWIKTQMTAEEQSASKIAFYSKTGFPGVVGCIDGTHVRIISPIKEMQHLYLNRKGYYSLNVMILCDYKMSIRYVDARHPGANHDSFVFNVSDLKVHLERNVQSNSWILGDAGYPLKTYLMTPFRMAESGSPQSHYNTVHSKARNIIERTIGVVKSRFRCLLSARGLHYSPEKAKQIVNCCCALHNICQHFRVEPPEDIPPTFDADISNEHLSVERETEDTARMVRNNIMLSI comes from the exons atgaaggaccatttccgcaaacgcgttcgagggacggctgtacctcctattttaaaattatgcgctacactccgattccttgctgacggcagctatcaaaaatgctgtggaaatgattttagtgttggactggcaCAACCTACAACATCTATAGTTGTCaaagaggttttagatattattgaggagcatatttgtgcgaagtggattaaaactcAAATGACTGCAGAGGAGCAAAGCGCTTCAAAGATCGCGTTTTattctaaaacaggattcccaggagtagtgggttgtatcgatgggactcacgttcgcataatttcaccaatAAAAGAAATGCAACATTTATATCTAAACAGGAAAGGCTACTACAGCTTAAACGTCATGATT CTTTGCGATTACAAAATGTCCATCCGGTATGTGGATGCCAGGCATCCAGGCGCTAATCACGACTCATTTGTTTTTAATGTAAGTGACTTAAAGGTGCATTTGGAGAGAAACGTACAGAGTAACTCTTGGATCTTGG GCGATGCTGGTTACCCTCTGAAAACTTATTTAATGACTCCTTTTCGCATGGCAGAATCTGGTTCTCCGCAATCTCACTACAATACTGTACACTCAAAGGCCCGAAATATTATAGAGAGAACAATTGGAGTAGTAAAGAGCAGATTTCGTTGTCTTTTATCAGCACGTGGCTTACATTATTCACCTGAAAAGGCCAAACAAATTGTGAATTGTTGTTGCGCTTTGCATAATATTTGCCAACACTTTCGAGTGGAGCCTCCTGAAGATATACCACCTACTTTTGATGCCGACATAAGCAATGAACATCTTAGTGTGGAAAGAGAAACCGAGGATACAGCCAGAATGGTTCGAAATAATATTATGTTATCCATTTAA